The Lacipirellula parvula genome window below encodes:
- the rplI gene encoding 50S ribosomal protein L9, which translates to MTTKTKKAKNPATAFRLPTGPTGGVQLLLIHNVEDLGHQGDVVEVRLGYALNYLIPQGLATVATDHHKRMVEKHRAKLQAIEKAHQADLRKKAVEIAKQSITIEANATEDGHLYGSVGAPEIVAALKKNDIQLHTDQIRLEGVLKELGLYTVKFRLSSEVDGELKVWVVPQVGADA; encoded by the coding sequence ATGACTACGAAGACCAAAAAGGCCAAGAATCCCGCCACCGCTTTTCGCCTGCCGACGGGCCCGACCGGCGGCGTTCAGCTGCTGCTGATCCACAACGTCGAAGATCTCGGCCACCAAGGCGATGTCGTCGAGGTTCGCCTCGGCTACGCCCTCAACTACCTCATTCCGCAAGGCTTGGCCACCGTCGCCACCGACCACCACAAGCGGATGGTCGAGAAGCACCGCGCCAAGCTGCAAGCCATCGAGAAGGCTCACCAAGCCGACCTGCGGAAGAAGGCCGTCGAGATCGCGAAGCAGAGCATCACGATCGAAGCCAACGCCACCGAAGACGGTCACCTCTACGGTAGTGTCGGCGCCCCGGAAATCGTCGCCGCGCTCAAGAAGAACGACATTCAGCTCCACACCGACCAGATCCGTCTGGAAGGCGTGCTCAAGGAACTCGGTCTCTACACCGTCAAGTTCCGCCTGTCGAGCGAAGTCGACGGCGAGCTCAAGGTGTGGGTCGTGCCGCAAGTCGGCGCCGACGCCTAA
- a CDS encoding DNA glycosylase AlkZ-like family protein, producing MPAPLTLDHLRRYAITRSLFKPTTLPRAIAKLGFVQVDPIRAPARAQDLTLRHRVTGYRAGDLEARYSRLAIEEDFFVNYGILPRATQRLMHPRTARVEWSSSRWTQAQAVLEFVQSRGAAHPREVDAAFQHGTTKNWFGGNTKASTQLLDGMHYRGLLRVARRDSGIRVYAPQLAHEQDAPVDPDAALDALVDVVVAKYAPLPAATLGRLVMALGSAAPQWRDERRAALSRTKARLPQATVEGCRWFWPADENPASRRFASDAVLDDQLRLLAPFDPIVWDRQRFEQFWGWAYRFEAYTPAPKRVRGYYALPMLWRGQVIGWANAAVRNGRLQLQPGYVTGRAPRDAAFKSAMLEERDRMEQFLGV from the coding sequence ATGCCCGCTCCCCTCACCCTCGACCATCTCCGCCGCTACGCCATCACGCGTAGCCTCTTCAAACCAACGACGTTGCCGCGCGCCATTGCCAAGCTCGGCTTCGTCCAGGTCGACCCGATTCGCGCGCCGGCCCGAGCGCAAGACCTCACCCTCCGCCACCGCGTTACCGGCTACCGCGCCGGCGATCTCGAAGCACGCTACTCGCGACTCGCCATCGAAGAAGACTTCTTCGTCAACTACGGCATCCTACCCCGCGCTACGCAGCGCCTCATGCATCCGCGCACAGCCCGCGTCGAATGGTCGTCGTCGCGCTGGACGCAGGCGCAAGCCGTGCTCGAGTTCGTCCAAAGTCGCGGCGCCGCACACCCCCGCGAGGTCGACGCCGCCTTTCAGCATGGCACGACGAAAAACTGGTTTGGCGGCAACACGAAGGCCAGCACGCAACTGCTCGACGGCATGCACTACCGCGGCCTGCTCCGCGTCGCCCGGCGAGACAGTGGCATCCGCGTTTACGCCCCGCAACTCGCCCACGAGCAAGATGCTCCGGTCGACCCCGATGCGGCCCTCGACGCCCTCGTCGACGTCGTCGTGGCCAAGTACGCGCCACTCCCTGCCGCGACGCTCGGCCGCTTGGTGATGGCGCTTGGTTCCGCCGCCCCGCAGTGGCGCGACGAGCGCCGTGCAGCACTCTCGCGCACCAAAGCAAGATTGCCGCAAGCAACCGTCGAAGGCTGCCGCTGGTTCTGGCCCGCCGATGAAAACCCCGCCAGCCGCCGCTTCGCCAGCGATGCCGTGCTCGACGACCAACTACGCTTGCTGGCTCCCTTCGATCCCATCGTCTGGGACCGCCAACGCTTCGAGCAGTTCTGGGGCTGGGCCTACCGCTTCGAAGCCTACACTCCGGCGCCGAAGCGCGTCCGCGGCTACTACGCCCTCCCCATGTTGTGGCGCGGTCAAGTGATCGGCTGGGCCAACGCCGCCGTCCGCAACGGCCGCCTGCAACTGCAACCCGGCTACGTCACCGGCCGAGCCCCGCGCGACGCTGCATTTAAGTCGGCGATGCTAGAAGAGCGGGATCGCATGGAGCAGTTCCTCGGCGTGTGA
- the argF gene encoding ornithine carbamoyltransferase: MRHLLNVSDLTTDEILRIFALSADLKAKFRAGVREPLLPGRMMALVFEKQSLRTRVSFQSAMTHLGGGSMLLGDDAGFGKRESIADFTRVLSEMVDVIVLRTKAHQTVVEAAKYSSCSVINGLTDQSHPCQALADLFTIRESAGTLEGQKLAWVGDANNVARSLAMACGLLGVEFAVASPKGYDFDDAFVAKLHAKAPGVKFLVTRDPVEAVHGAAAVYTDVWASMGQEAEEAQRRRDFADYQVNGKLMAAAGPTARFMHCLPAKRGEEVTDEVMDSPYSIIVEQAANRMHVQKGVLAWLLGAQS; the protein is encoded by the coding sequence ATGAGACATCTACTAAACGTCTCGGACCTGACCACTGACGAGATCCTGCGGATCTTCGCGCTGAGCGCCGACCTCAAGGCAAAGTTTCGCGCCGGCGTGCGGGAACCGCTGCTGCCGGGGCGCATGATGGCGCTGGTGTTCGAGAAGCAGTCGCTGCGGACGCGCGTCAGCTTTCAGTCGGCGATGACGCACCTTGGCGGCGGCAGCATGCTGCTGGGCGACGACGCGGGCTTCGGCAAGCGCGAGAGCATCGCCGATTTCACGCGGGTGCTGAGCGAGATGGTCGACGTCATCGTCCTGCGGACGAAGGCGCACCAAACCGTCGTCGAAGCGGCGAAGTATTCGAGCTGCTCGGTGATCAACGGGCTGACTGACCAATCACATCCGTGCCAGGCGCTGGCGGATCTGTTCACGATTCGCGAGTCGGCCGGGACACTTGAAGGGCAGAAGCTGGCATGGGTCGGCGATGCGAACAACGTCGCCCGCAGCCTCGCGATGGCGTGCGGCTTGCTCGGCGTGGAGTTCGCCGTGGCGTCGCCCAAGGGTTACGATTTCGACGATGCATTCGTCGCGAAGCTCCACGCAAAGGCGCCGGGGGTGAAGTTCCTGGTGACCCGCGACCCCGTCGAAGCGGTCCACGGCGCCGCGGCCGTTTACACCGACGTCTGGGCGAGCATGGGCCAGGAGGCCGAAGAGGCCCAACGCCGTCGCGACTTTGCCGACTACCAAGTAAACGGCAAGCTGATGGCCGCCGCCGGGCCGACCGCACGCTTTATGCACTGCCTGCCGGCGAAGCGCGGCGAGGAAGTCACCGACGAGGTAATGGACAGTCCGTACAGCATCATTGTCGAGCAGGCCGCCAATCGGATGCACGTGCAAAAGGGCGTGCTGGCGTGGCTGCTGGGAGCTCAGAGCTGA
- a CDS encoding 50S ribosomal protein L25: MSDTLQVEKRDFTGKRRNHRLRLEGKLPGIVYGHGEEPVSVIVPADQLRATIRHGHKVVELQGAATGQALLQNVEWDTFQQHLIHVDLLRVDASERVEVEVPLLIRGEAPGEHEGGVVEHLIHHVEIETSPLAIPESLHLSLKNLHLNQTLTLADIIDMPEGAKVIGDPKTVAVTCHEPTAEVEEEAGTGAAEPEVIGRKAADDEEAKDKK; this comes from the coding sequence ATGTCCGATACGTTGCAGGTTGAAAAGCGGGATTTCACGGGAAAGCGGCGGAACCACCGGTTGCGCCTCGAAGGGAAGCTCCCCGGGATCGTTTACGGCCACGGCGAAGAGCCGGTCAGCGTCATCGTTCCGGCCGACCAATTGCGGGCCACGATTCGCCACGGCCACAAGGTCGTCGAGCTGCAAGGCGCCGCCACCGGTCAGGCCTTGCTGCAAAATGTTGAGTGGGACACCTTCCAACAACACTTGATCCACGTCGACCTGTTGCGGGTCGATGCTAGCGAGCGTGTTGAAGTGGAAGTGCCGCTGCTGATCCGCGGCGAAGCCCCGGGCGAGCACGAAGGCGGCGTCGTCGAGCACCTGATCCACCACGTCGAGATCGAAACCTCGCCGCTCGCGATTCCTGAGTCGCTCCACCTGAGCCTCAAGAATCTCCACCTGAATCAAACGCTGACGCTGGCCGATATCATCGACATGCCGGAAGGCGCCAAGGTGATTGGCGACCCGAAGACCGTCGCCGTGACCTGTCACGAACCGACCGCGGAAGTCGAAGAAGAAGCCGGCACTGGCGCCGCCGAACCCGAAGTCATTGGCCGCAAGGCTGCCGACGACGAGGAAGCGAAAGACAAGAAGTAG
- the rph gene encoding ribonuclease PH: protein MTTTARPADSLRTWSIDPAPFGAAPGRVLVKAGRTIVLCTASIEESVPPWMKGQGKGWVTAEYNMLPGSTSPRKGRDRGPKIDGRTTEIQRLIGRSLRAIVNLEALGERSVTVDCDVLEADGGTRTASITGAYVALVQALRSSPGFANGEPLPLSDSVAAVSVGIVGGVPTLDLDYSQDFAAEVDMNVVMTGGGRYVEVQGTGEEATFDAEQLAAMLSLASRGIAQLSILQKSLL, encoded by the coding sequence ATGACGACCACCGCCCGCCCTGCTGATTCGCTTCGCACCTGGTCGATCGACCCCGCCCCCTTCGGCGCCGCTCCGGGCCGCGTCCTTGTGAAGGCTGGCCGGACGATCGTTCTCTGCACGGCCAGCATCGAGGAGAGCGTGCCGCCCTGGATGAAGGGCCAAGGTAAAGGATGGGTCACCGCCGAGTACAACATGCTCCCCGGCAGCACGTCGCCGCGGAAGGGGCGTGACCGCGGGCCGAAGATCGACGGCCGCACGACGGAGATTCAACGGCTGATCGGCCGCAGCCTGCGGGCGATCGTCAACCTCGAAGCGCTCGGCGAGCGGAGCGTCACCGTCGATTGCGACGTGCTGGAGGCCGACGGCGGCACGCGCACCGCGTCGATCACCGGCGCCTACGTGGCGCTTGTGCAGGCCCTGCGTTCATCCCCCGGATTCGCCAACGGCGAGCCTTTGCCGCTGAGCGATAGCGTCGCCGCGGTTAGCGTTGGCATCGTGGGCGGCGTACCGACGCTCGACCTCGACTATTCGCAAGACTTTGCGGCCGAGGTCGACATGAACGTCGTCATGACCGGCGGCGGACGCTACGTCGAGGTGCAGGGCACGGGCGAAGAAGCGACGTTCGACGCCGAGCAACTCGCCGCGATGCTTAGTCTCGCATCGCGGGGAATTGCTCAGCTGTCGATATTGCAGAAATCGTTGCTGTAG
- a CDS encoding sugar phosphate nucleotidyltransferase — protein MPPAPAMAIVLAAGKGTRMKSELPKVLVPVAGRPMVRYVIDALRAAGVERVVVVVGYRADLVRTELAGLPGIEFADQTEQLGTGHAVMMCREQLASHDGPVVIVAGDSPMLQADSVATLLAEARARRTACLLGTVRRDDPTGYGRIVRSAAGDFTGIVEEKDATPEQRAITEINVSTYVFDAKELLAALDQLRADNSQREYYITDCPAILLAAGKQVAALNVLKPREALSINSPEELAQVEKVMSGV, from the coding sequence ATGCCCCCCGCCCCCGCCATGGCGATCGTCCTTGCCGCCGGTAAGGGGACGCGCATGAAGTCGGAGCTTCCCAAGGTTCTCGTCCCCGTCGCCGGCCGTCCGATGGTCCGCTACGTGATCGATGCCCTGCGGGCCGCCGGGGTCGAGCGGGTCGTCGTCGTCGTCGGCTACCGGGCCGACCTCGTCCGAACCGAACTCGCCGGCCTTCCCGGCATCGAGTTCGCAGACCAAACCGAACAGCTCGGCACCGGCCACGCCGTCATGATGTGCCGCGAGCAGCTCGCTTCACATGACGGCCCTGTCGTCATCGTCGCCGGCGATTCGCCGATGCTCCAGGCCGACTCGGTCGCCACCCTCTTGGCGGAAGCCCGCGCACGCCGCACTGCTTGCCTCCTCGGCACGGTTCGCCGCGACGATCCGACAGGCTACGGCCGCATCGTCCGCAGCGCCGCCGGCGATTTCACCGGCATCGTCGAAGAAAAGGATGCCACTCCTGAGCAGCGGGCGATCACTGAAATCAACGTCAGCACCTACGTCTTCGACGCGAAAGAATTGCTCGCCGCCCTCGACCAGTTGCGGGCCGACAATTCCCAGCGAGAATATTACATCACCGACTGCCCAGCGATCCTTCTGGCTGCCGGCAAGCAGGTCGCCGCGCTCAACGTGCTGAAGCCCCGCGAGGCCCTCAGCATCAACAGCCCGGAAGAACTTGCTCAAGTGGAGAAAGTCATGAGTGGCGTGTAG
- a CDS encoding ribose-phosphate diphosphokinase, translating into MNDLKIFSGKANRPLSQQICEYLGVPLGDISLGNFPDGETSCKINEDIRGRDVYLLQPTCPPVNDNLFQLLVMIDSCKRASAERITAVMPYFGYARQDRKDEGRVPITAKLVANLITRAGADRVLTMDLHAAQIQGFFDVPVDHLYAAPVLNEYFLSLGIQPEEIVIVSPDEGSIKRALGHAKRIGGSVAIIDKRRMSAEKTVQANILGGPVAGKVALMFDDMISTAGSIKGAANVLHENGVKEIHVGVSHAVLCGNAMNNLREANLASLICTNSIPQRADQMPPNTRVLSVAPLLGEAIKRIHRNESVSGLFK; encoded by the coding sequence ATGAACGACCTCAAGATCTTCAGTGGCAAAGCGAACCGGCCCCTCAGCCAACAGATTTGCGAGTATCTGGGCGTGCCGCTCGGCGACATTTCGCTCGGCAATTTCCCCGACGGCGAAACCTCGTGCAAAATCAACGAGGACATCCGCGGCCGCGACGTTTACCTGCTGCAGCCGACCTGCCCGCCGGTCAACGACAACCTCTTCCAGCTGCTCGTGATGATCGACAGCTGCAAGCGAGCCAGCGCCGAACGCATCACCGCGGTGATGCCCTACTTCGGCTACGCCCGCCAAGATCGTAAAGACGAGGGACGCGTCCCGATTACCGCGAAGCTGGTGGCGAACCTCATCACCCGCGCCGGCGCCGACCGCGTGCTGACGATGGATCTCCACGCCGCGCAGATCCAGGGCTTCTTCGATGTCCCGGTCGATCACCTTTACGCCGCCCCGGTGCTCAACGAGTACTTCCTCAGCCTCGGCATCCAGCCCGAAGAAATCGTGATCGTCAGTCCCGACGAAGGAAGCATCAAGCGGGCCCTCGGCCACGCAAAGCGGATTGGCGGCTCGGTGGCGATCATCGACAAGCGTCGCATGAGCGCTGAAAAGACCGTGCAGGCGAACATCCTCGGCGGCCCCGTCGCCGGCAAAGTGGCGCTGATGTTCGACGACATGATCAGCACGGCCGGCTCGATCAAAGGCGCCGCGAACGTCCTCCACGAAAACGGCGTGAAGGAAATCCACGTCGGCGTTTCGCACGCCGTCCTCTGCGGCAACGCAATGAACAACCTCCGCGAAGCGAACCTCGCGAGCCTCATCTGCACGAACTCGATCCCGCAACGGGCCGACCAAATGCCGCCGAACACGCGCGTGCTAAGCGTCGCACCCCTTCTCGGCGAAGCGATCAAACGCATCCACCGCAACGAATCGGTGAGCGGGCTGTTCAAATAG
- a CDS encoding single-stranded DNA-binding protein, which produces MASFNRVVLVGNLTRDPELRYIPSGSAVSEIGLAVNDRVKKGDQWVDETTFVDVTLWGRTAEVANEYLSKGSSVLIEGRLKLDSWEKDGQKRSKLRVICEKMQMLGGREGGGGGGGGGGAARGGNRVSSGARASQQSSSDDYGSYDDGGPSGGFPDDEIPF; this is translated from the coding sequence ATGGCCAGCTTCAACCGCGTCGTCCTCGTCGGCAACCTCACCCGCGATCCTGAGCTCCGCTACATCCCCAGCGGCTCGGCGGTTTCGGAAATCGGGCTGGCGGTGAACGACCGCGTGAAGAAGGGCGACCAATGGGTCGACGAGACGACTTTCGTCGACGTCACCCTATGGGGCCGCACGGCGGAAGTAGCGAACGAATACCTCAGCAAAGGCTCGTCGGTCCTCATCGAGGGCCGGTTGAAGCTCGATAGCTGGGAAAAGGATGGCCAGAAGCGGAGCAAGCTTCGCGTCATCTGTGAGAAGATGCAGATGCTCGGCGGTCGCGAAGGCGGCGGCGGAGGAGGGGGTGGCGGCGGTGCGGCTCGCGGCGGCAATCGCGTTAGCAGCGGCGCCCGCGCCTCGCAACAATCATCCTCGGACGATTACGGCTCGTACGACGACGGCGGCCCCTCCGGCGGCTTCCCCGACGACGAGATCCCGTTCTAA
- the pth gene encoding aminoacyl-tRNA hydrolase — MKLVVGLGNPGQKYEGTRHNVGFDLIDRLVQETGASAPRSKFDGEVWECLLEGEKSLLLKPLTFMNKSGGSVRKATDFYQIPANDVVIVCDDFNIPLGQLRLRTGGSDGGQNGLADTIRSLGTQEVPRLRIGIGPVPERWNPADFVLGKFGPDERVEVALQVARSADAVRMWAKQGMLPAMNRFNGKGN, encoded by the coding sequence ATGAAGCTGGTTGTAGGCCTCGGCAACCCGGGACAGAAGTACGAGGGAACGAGACACAACGTCGGCTTCGACCTGATCGACAGGCTCGTGCAGGAAACGGGGGCTTCGGCCCCCCGCTCGAAGTTCGACGGAGAAGTTTGGGAGTGTTTGCTGGAGGGAGAGAAGTCGCTCCTGCTAAAGCCGCTGACGTTCATGAACAAGAGCGGCGGCAGCGTGCGGAAAGCGACTGATTTCTACCAAATTCCGGCAAACGACGTGGTAATCGTCTGTGACGACTTCAACATCCCGCTCGGGCAGTTGAGGCTTCGAACAGGCGGTTCCGACGGCGGACAAAACGGATTGGCCGACACCATCAGGTCGTTGGGAACTCAAGAAGTTCCCCGCCTGCGGATTGGCATCGGCCCGGTGCCGGAACGATGGAATCCGGCCGATTTTGTCCTCGGAAAATTTGGCCCCGACGAGCGCGTCGAAGTCGCCCTCCAGGTGGCTCGATCCGCAGACGCGGTGCGAATGTGGGCGAAGCAAGGCATGCTCCCCGCAATGAACCGGTTCAATGGCAAAGGCAATTAA
- the argB gene encoding acetylglutamate kinase codes for MQEAIEKADVLIEAMAWIRQFRDKITVIKLGGSVMEDPDALGHLLVDIVFMETVGMRPIVVHGGGAAITRAMAEANLESRFIQGRRYTDKATLGIVERVLAGEINESIAERIETFGGRAMPLNFVGETNNNVLFGERLTLPNKEGGEPIDLGYVGHVTRVDREILDNLCYAGQVPVIPSMCETETGERLNVNADTAATAVAQAVGAEKLIFLSDVNGVRRDKNDPDSLIHSLTAAEARRLMADGSIEAGMIPKVEGCLDTLSKGVRKIHIIDGRLRHSLLLEIYTNQGVGTELVAEPA; via the coding sequence GTGCAAGAAGCGATTGAGAAAGCCGACGTTCTGATCGAAGCGATGGCCTGGATCCGCCAGTTCCGCGACAAGATCACTGTGATCAAGCTCGGCGGCAGCGTGATGGAAGATCCCGATGCGCTCGGGCACCTGCTGGTCGACATCGTCTTCATGGAAACCGTCGGCATGCGGCCAATCGTCGTCCACGGCGGCGGGGCGGCGATCACGCGGGCGATGGCCGAGGCGAACCTGGAGTCGCGGTTCATTCAGGGGCGGCGGTACACCGACAAGGCGACGCTCGGCATCGTCGAGCGGGTGCTGGCCGGTGAGATCAACGAATCGATCGCCGAGCGGATCGAGACGTTCGGCGGCCGGGCCATGCCGCTCAACTTCGTCGGCGAGACGAACAACAACGTCCTGTTCGGCGAGCGGCTGACGCTGCCGAATAAGGAGGGGGGCGAGCCGATCGACCTCGGGTACGTCGGGCATGTGACGCGGGTCGATCGCGAGATTCTCGACAATCTCTGCTACGCCGGGCAGGTGCCGGTGATTCCTTCGATGTGCGAAACAGAAACTGGCGAGCGGCTGAATGTGAACGCCGACACCGCGGCGACCGCGGTCGCCCAGGCGGTGGGAGCGGAGAAGCTGATCTTCCTGAGCGACGTCAACGGCGTGCGGCGGGACAAGAACGACCCCGATTCGCTGATCCACTCGCTGACCGCCGCGGAGGCCCGCCGCCTGATGGCGGACGGCAGCATCGAAGCGGGGATGATCCCGAAGGTCGAGGGCTGCCTCGACACCCTCAGCAAGGGGGTGCGGAAGATCCACATCATCGACGGCCGGCTGCGGCACTCGCTGCTGCTGGAAATCTACACCAATCAGGGCGTGGGAACGGAATTGGTCGCCGAACCTGCGTAG
- the rpsF gene encoding 30S ribosomal protein S6, which translates to MADNTAVYEALFILDSNKFARERDGLAREVEALVEAVDGEVLVSRLWEERRLAFPIKGQRKGAYWLMYLRLPTLRLTELTRSCEINDSILRQMFVKLPPSLVDAIVAHAKGETPAEEPAGEPVGAGAEG; encoded by the coding sequence TTGGCAGACAACACAGCAGTATACGAAGCCCTGTTCATTCTCGACTCGAACAAGTTCGCTCGGGAACGCGATGGCTTGGCCCGCGAAGTCGAAGCGCTAGTCGAGGCGGTCGATGGCGAAGTCCTGGTCAGCCGTCTGTGGGAAGAGCGTCGCTTGGCGTTCCCGATCAAGGGACAACGCAAGGGTGCCTACTGGCTCATGTACCTGCGCCTCCCGACCCTCCGGCTCACCGAACTAACCCGCTCGTGCGAGATCAACGACTCGATCTTGCGTCAGATGTTCGTGAAGCTGCCGCCGAGCCTGGTCGACGCGATCGTGGCTCACGCCAAGGGCGAGACGCCGGCCGAAGAGCCGGCTGGCGAGCCGGTTGGCGCCGGGGCGGAAGGCTAA
- a CDS encoding aspartate aminotransferase family protein: protein MSTATAATKMSPETASLFDQYVIPNYKRFPLSLVRGEGSWVWDDQGRKYLDFFPGWGCNLIGHCPPKVVQAVQEQVAELIHVPNTWHMEAQGQWAKLLSERSFGGQAFFCNSGTEANEAAIKLARLHTPKERYKIITFEGGFHGRTYAAVSATAQPRYHEGIEPLVPGFVYAPFGDLEAVRAKVDGETAAIMVEPIQGEGGIRIPPAGFLEGLRKIADENGLLLIFDEVQAGCGRTGKWFAYQNFGVTPDIMTLAKSLCGGVAGGAMLAKKEVAASLRPGMHAATFGGNPLAARAGIATIETIDQENLLAAAGKLGGVFRELLEPLVAELPYVREFRQLGLMIGVELTVDATPLVQACMDRGLLINVTQGNVIRLLPALTSSEAEVREGCAILVEAIRNFKP from the coding sequence ATGAGCACCGCCACCGCCGCTACGAAGATGTCGCCCGAGACGGCGTCGCTGTTTGATCAGTATGTCATTCCGAACTACAAGCGGTTTCCGCTGTCGCTGGTCCGCGGCGAGGGGTCGTGGGTTTGGGACGATCAGGGGCGGAAGTATCTCGATTTTTTCCCGGGCTGGGGCTGCAATCTCATTGGCCACTGTCCGCCCAAAGTCGTGCAGGCGGTGCAGGAGCAGGTGGCCGAGCTCATCCATGTACCGAACACCTGGCACATGGAAGCCCAGGGGCAGTGGGCCAAGCTACTCAGCGAGCGGAGCTTCGGCGGGCAGGCGTTTTTCTGTAACTCCGGCACCGAAGCGAACGAGGCGGCGATCAAGCTGGCTCGGCTCCACACGCCGAAGGAACGCTACAAGATCATCACCTTCGAGGGGGGCTTTCACGGCCGGACCTACGCGGCCGTGAGCGCGACCGCTCAGCCGAGGTATCACGAGGGGATCGAGCCGCTAGTGCCCGGATTCGTTTACGCTCCGTTCGGCGATCTTGAGGCGGTGCGGGCGAAGGTCGACGGCGAAACAGCGGCGATTATGGTCGAGCCGATTCAGGGCGAGGGGGGCATCCGCATTCCGCCGGCCGGGTTCCTCGAAGGGCTCCGCAAGATCGCCGACGAGAACGGCCTGCTGCTGATTTTCGACGAAGTGCAGGCTGGCTGCGGGCGAACGGGGAAGTGGTTCGCCTATCAGAATTTTGGCGTGACGCCCGACATCATGACGCTGGCGAAGAGCCTGTGCGGCGGCGTCGCCGGCGGGGCGATGCTGGCCAAGAAGGAAGTCGCCGCAAGCCTGCGGCCGGGAATGCACGCGGCGACGTTCGGCGGCAATCCGCTCGCCGCGCGGGCGGGGATCGCGACGATCGAGACGATCGACCAGGAGAACCTACTGGCGGCCGCGGGGAAGCTTGGCGGCGTGTTCCGCGAGTTGCTGGAACCGCTCGTCGCCGAGTTGCCGTACGTCCGCGAGTTCCGGCAATTGGGGCTGATGATCGGCGTCGAGCTGACGGTCGACGCCACGCCGCTGGTACAGGCGTGCATGGACCGCGGGCTGCTGATTAACGTCACCCAGGGGAACGTCATCCGGCTGCTGCCGGCGCTCACTTCGAGCGAGGCGGAAGTTCGTGAAGGATGTGCGATCCTCGTCGAGGCGATTCGAAATTTTAAGCCGTAG